In Limnohabitans sp. INBF002, one genomic interval encodes:
- a CDS encoding FimV/HubP family polar landmark protein, whose protein sequence is MKKAPRTASNLFQRSALWAALSLSVFGSAQALTLSRPVVQSKQGEALRAEIDISEITAAEQTELQAGIASQEIYKAAKMELPVSNGVPLEIQVQLLRRDNGKLYLKVSSKQAIHHNSLDVLIDLRWATGRLLRDISLSLDDGKSNAKPIAALPVSGGAAAGKTAQPITVKRGDTASELAAGKTPEGVSLEQMLLALLRSNPDAFVESNVNRMKEGALLTLPTEQEAKAVSREEARKAIQIQTKDFEAYRAELAARAPGGTVPKAARDTAGKLEAQVQNKNAKTNQDKLTLAKPGSKDAAADSIAQQREAQDVATRAAELSRNIAELGKIAAATVTNATSPASEAASAGGALPVEVPASAASANGEWLNELREHSLTPVGAGSLIAILVLVGLWRRRALNKSDDDIQGLPPLNVKFNLDLPEFDGQNPVERGYIHEVATHMHDAHEHPHDHAHHAHDDADDAHEEERTYSAEQPARPTMEMPNISLDLDDVGHPSPYQVRIDLADELWNLGQLHTSRALMEEVAIEASGADKEKALQWLAERG, encoded by the coding sequence ATGAAAAAAGCCCCCCGCACTGCTTCCAATTTGTTCCAGCGCTCAGCGCTGTGGGCAGCCCTGTCACTGTCGGTCTTCGGCAGTGCGCAGGCACTCACTTTGAGTCGCCCTGTCGTACAAAGCAAGCAGGGCGAGGCTTTGCGCGCAGAGATCGACATCAGCGAAATCACGGCTGCTGAACAAACCGAGTTGCAAGCAGGCATCGCCAGCCAAGAAATTTACAAAGCGGCGAAGATGGAGCTGCCCGTCAGCAACGGTGTGCCACTTGAGATTCAAGTCCAACTGTTGCGTCGCGACAACGGAAAACTCTATCTGAAGGTGAGCAGCAAGCAAGCCATTCATCACAATTCGCTCGATGTGTTGATTGATTTGCGATGGGCGACAGGCCGCCTGCTGCGCGACATCAGCTTGTCGCTGGATGATGGCAAGTCAAACGCAAAACCCATCGCGGCCTTACCCGTTTCGGGTGGTGCCGCTGCGGGCAAAACCGCACAACCTATCACCGTCAAACGCGGCGACACCGCCAGCGAACTGGCTGCAGGCAAAACGCCAGAAGGCGTGTCTTTAGAACAAATGTTGCTGGCCTTGTTGCGCAGCAACCCCGATGCCTTTGTCGAGTCCAACGTCAACCGCATGAAGGAAGGCGCTTTGCTGACCTTGCCCACGGAGCAAGAAGCCAAAGCCGTGTCGCGCGAAGAAGCGCGCAAAGCCATCCAAATTCAAACCAAAGACTTTGAAGCCTACCGCGCCGAGCTGGCCGCACGCGCCCCCGGCGGCACCGTGCCCAAGGCGGCCCGCGATACCGCAGGCAAGCTCGAAGCTCAGGTGCAAAACAAAAATGCCAAGACCAACCAAGACAAGTTGACCTTGGCCAAACCCGGCAGCAAAGACGCTGCTGCCGACAGCATTGCCCAGCAACGCGAAGCCCAAGACGTGGCCACCCGCGCTGCCGAATTGAGCCGCAACATTGCCGAACTCGGCAAGATTGCAGCAGCCACCGTGACCAATGCAACGAGCCCTGCGTCTGAAGCAGCCTCTGCAGGCGGCGCATTGCCCGTGGAAGTGCCCGCCAGTGCAGCCTCCGCCAATGGCGAATGGCTCAACGAACTGCGTGAACACAGCCTCACACCCGTGGGTGCTGGCAGCCTGATTGCCATTTTGGTGTTGGTCGGTTTGTGGCGCCGTCGTGCTTTGAACAAGAGCGACGACGACATTCAAGGCTTGCCACCACTGAACGTGAAGTTCAATCTGGACTTGCCTGAGTTCGACGGCCAAAACCCTGTTGAACGTGGCTACATCCACGAAGTCGCCACGCACATGCACGATGCGCATGAACACCCACACGACCATGCGCATCACGCGCATGACGACGCGGATGATGCGCACGAAGAAGAACGCACTTACAGCGCCGAGCAACCCGCACGCCCCACCATGGAAATGCCCAACATTTCTTTGGACTTGGACGATGTCGGCCACCCCAGCCCCTACCAAGTGCGCATCGACTTGGCTGACGAGCTGTGGAACTTGGGCCAACTGCACACCAGCCGTGCCTTGATGGAAGAGGTGGCGATAGAAGCCTCTGGTGCTGACAAAGAAAAAGCCCTCCAGTGGCTGGCTGAACGAGGCTAA
- the asd gene encoding aspartate-semialdehyde dehydrogenase yields the protein MSKLVGLVGWRGMVGSVLIDRMVQEKDFDLIEPVFFSTSNAGGKAPAQAKNETTLKDANDIEALKKCDIVLTCQGGDYTKEVYPKLRAAGWNGHWIDAASSLRMADDAVIVLDPVNRNVIDSALGKGGKNWIGGNCTVSLMLMGLGGLFQHNMVEWVSAMTYQAASGAGAQNMRELLSQMGALHDAVKDDLANPSSAILDIDRKVSATMRSAEFPTKNFRNTALAGSLIPWIDVPVEHGQSKEEWKGGAECNKILGNPAFRTAGSIPIDGLCVRIGAMRCHSQGLTIKLKKDVPMDEIESILASANDWVKVVPNVREISERDLTPAAVTGTLTVPVGRLHKMAMGNDYLGAFTVGDQLLWGAAEPLRRMLRILLEA from the coding sequence ATGAGCAAGTTAGTAGGTTTAGTCGGTTGGCGCGGCATGGTCGGCTCGGTGTTGATCGACCGCATGGTTCAAGAAAAAGACTTCGATCTGATCGAACCCGTGTTCTTCTCCACGTCTAACGCAGGTGGCAAAGCCCCCGCGCAAGCCAAGAACGAAACCACGCTCAAAGACGCCAACGACATCGAAGCTTTAAAGAAGTGCGACATCGTGCTCACCTGCCAAGGTGGCGACTACACCAAAGAGGTGTATCCCAAGTTGCGCGCTGCTGGCTGGAATGGCCACTGGATTGACGCCGCGTCTAGCCTGCGCATGGCCGACGACGCCGTGATCGTTTTGGACCCCGTCAACCGCAACGTGATCGACAGCGCCTTGGGCAAAGGCGGCAAAAACTGGATCGGCGGCAACTGCACCGTGAGCTTGATGCTCATGGGCTTGGGCGGCTTGTTCCAACACAACATGGTCGAGTGGGTCAGCGCCATGACGTACCAGGCGGCTTCGGGCGCGGGTGCACAAAACATGCGCGAGCTGCTGAGCCAAATGGGCGCTTTGCACGACGCCGTGAAAGACGACTTGGCCAACCCCTCTTCTGCCATCTTGGACATCGACCGCAAAGTGTCGGCCACCATGCGCAGCGCTGAGTTCCCCACCAAAAACTTCCGCAACACGGCCTTGGCTGGCAGCTTGATCCCTTGGATCGACGTGCCCGTGGAGCACGGCCAAAGCAAGGAAGAGTGGAAGGGCGGCGCTGAGTGCAACAAGATCTTGGGCAATCCAGCCTTCCGCACTGCGGGCTCGATCCCCATTGACGGTCTGTGCGTGCGCATTGGCGCGATGCGCTGCCACTCACAAGGCTTGACCATCAAGCTGAAAAAAGACGTGCCCATGGACGAGATCGAAAGCATCTTGGCCAGCGCGAACGATTGGGTCAAAGTGGTGCCGAACGTGCGCGAAATCAGCGAACGCGACCTGACACCCGCAGCCGTGACCGGCACGCTCACTGTGCCAGTGGGACGCCTGCACAAGATGGCGATGGGCAACGACTACTTGGGCGCGTTCACCGTGGGTGACCAGCTGTTGTGGGGCGCTGCCGAGCCATTGCGCCGCATGTTGCGCATCCTGCTCGAGGCGTAA
- a CDS encoding type II toxin-antitoxin system RelE/ParE family toxin produces MEYNQAPIEIRQTEHYVRWFAALRDRTARARIDIRIRRMSLGNLGDVKAVGAGVSELRIDYGPGYRIYFVQRGTQLVVLLAGGDKGSQSRDIAMAHELAKML; encoded by the coding sequence ATGGAATACAATCAAGCCCCGATTGAAATTAGGCAAACAGAGCATTACGTTCGCTGGTTTGCCGCGTTGCGAGACCGCACAGCAAGGGCTCGAATTGATATTCGAATTCGTCGAATGTCTTTGGGAAACCTCGGTGATGTGAAGGCTGTGGGTGCAGGCGTATCTGAGCTGCGTATTGATTACGGGCCGGGTTATCGAATTTATTTTGTTCAGCGTGGCACGCAGCTTGTGGTGCTGCTGGCTGGTGGTGATAAGGGCAGTCAGTCGCGAGATATCGCGATGGCGCATGAACTGGCCAAGATGCTTTAG
- a CDS encoding addiction module antidote protein yields the protein MANNATRAWDAAEHLQTEEDMAAYLEAALEEGDSSLIAAALGDIARAKGMSQVARDTGLGRESLYKALSSTGNPELATIIKVVRALGLRLHATAQ from the coding sequence ATGGCAAACAATGCAACACGGGCATGGGATGCAGCAGAGCATCTGCAAACCGAAGAAGACATGGCTGCCTATTTAGAGGCAGCTTTAGAGGAGGGTGATTCCTCTTTGATCGCTGCTGCGCTGGGGGACATCGCTCGCGCGAAGGGCATGTCGCAAGTGGCTCGCGATACAGGACTTGGACGTGAGAGCCTTTACAAAGCTTTGTCGTCCACGGGCAACCCTGAGCTGGCCACCATCATCAAAGTTGTGCGCGCTTTAGGGCTACGGCTTCACGCCACGGCTCAATAA
- the leuB gene encoding 3-isopropylmalate dehydrogenase: MKIAVLPGDGIGTEIVAEAVKVLNVLDLKFEMETALVGGAAFDAHGHPLPEATLKLAMASDAVLFGAVGDWKYDTLDRPLRPEQAILGLRKNMGLFANFRPAICYEQLVGASSLKPELISGLDILIIRELTGDIYFGQPRGRRVATDGHFPGAEEAFDTMRYSKPEIERIAHVAFQAARKRKAAGFEGRVTSVDKANVLETFQFWKDVVSEVGKEYPDIALDHMYVDNAAMQLVKEPKRFDVVVTGNMFGDILSDEASMLTGSIGMLPSASLNSKNQGLYEPSHGSAPDIAGKGVANPLATILSAAMMLRFSLNQAAAADRIETAVQQVLAQGLRTGDIYSEGTTKVGTSQMGDAVVKALR; encoded by the coding sequence ATGAAAATCGCAGTTCTCCCCGGTGATGGCATCGGTACCGAAATCGTCGCAGAAGCCGTCAAGGTTTTGAATGTTTTGGACTTGAAGTTCGAGATGGAAACCGCCTTGGTTGGCGGCGCCGCATTTGACGCGCACGGCCACCCTCTGCCCGAAGCCACCTTGAAGCTGGCCATGGCCTCTGACGCCGTGTTGTTCGGCGCTGTGGGCGACTGGAAATACGACACGCTGGACCGCCCCCTGCGCCCCGAGCAAGCCATTTTGGGTTTGCGCAAAAACATGGGCCTGTTCGCCAACTTCCGCCCTGCCATTTGCTACGAGCAATTAGTGGGCGCATCGAGCTTGAAGCCTGAGCTGATTTCTGGCCTCGACATCCTCATCATCCGCGAGCTGACCGGCGACATTTACTTTGGCCAGCCTCGCGGCCGCCGCGTGGCTACGGACGGTCACTTCCCCGGTGCGGAAGAAGCGTTTGACACCATGCGCTACTCCAAGCCCGAGATCGAGCGCATTGCCCATGTAGCTTTCCAAGCCGCCCGCAAGCGCAAAGCGGCTGGCTTCGAGGGCCGCGTGACCAGCGTGGACAAAGCCAACGTGCTGGAAACCTTCCAATTCTGGAAAGACGTGGTGAGCGAAGTGGGCAAAGAGTACCCAGACATCGCCCTAGACCACATGTACGTCGACAACGCCGCCATGCAACTGGTGAAAGAGCCAAAGCGCTTTGACGTGGTCGTGACCGGCAATATGTTTGGCGACATCTTGAGCGACGAAGCCTCCATGCTCACAGGCTCCATCGGCATGCTGCCCTCAGCCTCACTGAACAGCAAAAACCAAGGCTTGTACGAACCCAGCCACGGCAGCGCGCCCGACATCGCAGGCAAAGGCGTGGCCAACCCCTTGGCCACCATCCTCAGCGCCGCCATGATGCTGCGCTTTAGCTTGAACCAAGCAGCAGCAGCTGACCGCATCGAGACAGCCGTGCAGCAAGTGCTGGCTCAAGGCTTGCGCACTGGCGATATCTACAGCGAAGGCACCACCAAAGTGGGCACCTCGCAAATGGGTGATGCGGTGGTGAAGGCCTTGCGTTAA
- the leuD gene encoding 3-isopropylmalate dehydratase small subunit: MQKFTLHKGIVAPMDRENVDTDAIIPKQFLKSIRKTGFGPNLFDEWRYLDHGEPGQDPASRKPNPDFVLNQPRYKGASVLLARKNFGCGSSREHAPWAIDQYGFRAVIAPSFADIFFNNCFKNGLLPIVLPEAAIDLLFNEVHAFPGYELTIDLENQVIVRPQGETIPFDVQAFRKYCLLNGFDDIGLTLRQSDKIKAFEAERLATKPWLAHTM, encoded by the coding sequence ATGCAGAAATTCACCTTACACAAAGGCATCGTGGCTCCGATGGACCGCGAGAACGTCGACACAGACGCCATCATTCCCAAGCAGTTTCTGAAGTCCATCCGCAAGACAGGCTTTGGCCCCAACTTGTTTGACGAGTGGCGCTACTTGGACCACGGCGAACCCGGCCAAGACCCCGCCAGCCGCAAGCCAAACCCCGACTTCGTGCTGAACCAGCCGCGCTACAAGGGCGCTTCAGTACTTTTGGCCCGCAAAAACTTTGGCTGCGGTTCGTCACGCGAACACGCGCCTTGGGCGATTGACCAATACGGCTTCCGCGCCGTGATTGCGCCTAGCTTTGCCGACATCTTCTTCAACAACTGCTTTAAAAACGGCTTGCTGCCCATCGTGCTGCCCGAAGCTGCGATTGACCTGTTGTTCAACGAAGTGCATGCCTTCCCTGGCTACGAGTTGACGATCGATTTGGAAAACCAAGTCATCGTTCGCCCACAAGGCGAGACCATTCCGTTTGACGTGCAAGCCTTCCGCAAATACTGCTTGCTCAACGGTTTTGACGACATTGGCCTGACCCTGCGCCAGTCCGACAAGATCAAAGCCTTTGAAGCCGAGCGCTTGGCCACCAAGCCTTGGTTGGCACACACGATGTAA
- a CDS encoding entericidin A/B family lipoprotein: protein MNKLLLIALALVAVVGLSACNTLRGIGQDVQKAGTAIEDAAKKK from the coding sequence ATGAACAAACTTCTGTTGATCGCTTTAGCCCTCGTGGCGGTGGTGGGCCTCAGCGCCTGCAACACCCTACGCGGCATTGGCCAAGATGTGCAAAAGGCCGGTACGGCCATTGAAGACGCAGCGAAGAAAAAATAA
- the leuC gene encoding 3-isopropylmalate dehydratase large subunit has protein sequence MGRTLYDKIWDEHVVHTEEDGTSILYIDRHLVHEVTSPQAFEGIRQAGRKVWRVSSIVATADHNTPTTGWELGYDGITDPISKEQITTLDANMAEFGSAAFFPFMSKRQGIIHVIGPENGATLPGMTVVCGDSHTSTHGAFAALAHGIGTSEVEHVMATQTLLAKKAKNMLIKVEGTLTKGVTGKDVVLAIIGKIGTAGGTGYTIEFAGSAIRSLSMEGRMTVCNMAIEGGARAGLVAVDDKTIEYVKGRPLSPTGVEWDQAVAYWKTLHSDADAKFDAVVELKAEDILPQVTWGTSPEMVLDINGIVPDPDKEKDANKRSAIERALTYMDLQPGKALNDLFVDKVFIGSCTNSRIEDMREAAAVVKKLGQKVAKNIKLALVVPGSGLVKAQAEAEGLHEIFKAAGFEWREPGCSMCLAMNADRLEPGERCASTSNRNFEGRQGNGGRTHLVSPAMAAAAAIHGHFVDVRKFA, from the coding sequence ATGGGACGCACCCTTTACGACAAGATTTGGGACGAGCACGTCGTCCACACCGAAGAAGATGGCACATCCATCCTCTACATCGACCGCCATTTGGTGCACGAAGTCACCAGCCCACAAGCGTTTGAGGGCATTCGTCAAGCGGGCCGCAAGGTCTGGCGCGTCAGCTCCATCGTGGCCACCGCCGACCACAACACCCCCACCACCGGCTGGGAGCTGGGCTACGACGGCATCACCGACCCCATCAGCAAAGAACAAATCACCACGCTGGACGCGAACATGGCCGAGTTCGGCTCTGCCGCGTTCTTCCCGTTCATGTCCAAGCGCCAAGGCATCATCCATGTGATTGGCCCTGAGAACGGCGCCACCCTGCCCGGCATGACCGTGGTGTGCGGCGACAGCCACACCTCCACCCACGGCGCATTCGCCGCGTTGGCCCACGGCATCGGCACCTCTGAGGTCGAGCACGTCATGGCCACGCAAACCTTGTTGGCCAAAAAAGCCAAGAACATGCTCATCAAAGTCGAAGGCACACTGACCAAAGGCGTGACCGGCAAAGACGTGGTGCTGGCCATCATCGGCAAGATTGGCACAGCCGGCGGCACAGGCTACACCATTGAGTTTGCGGGTTCTGCCATTCGCTCACTCAGCATGGAAGGCCGCATGACGGTGTGCAACATGGCCATCGAAGGCGGCGCGCGCGCTGGCTTGGTGGCGGTGGACGACAAAACCATCGAATACGTCAAAGGCCGCCCTTTGTCCCCCACCGGCGTGGAATGGGACCAAGCCGTGGCGTACTGGAAAACGTTGCACTCTGATGCCGACGCCAAGTTTGACGCCGTGGTCGAGCTCAAGGCCGAAGACATCTTGCCGCAAGTCACTTGGGGCACCTCGCCCGAAATGGTGCTGGACATCAACGGCATCGTGCCCGACCCCGACAAAGAAAAAGACGCCAACAAGCGCAGCGCGATTGAACGCGCTCTGACTTACATGGACTTGCAACCCGGCAAAGCGCTGAATGATTTGTTTGTGGACAAAGTGTTCATTGGCTCTTGCACCAACAGCCGCATTGAAGACATGCGCGAAGCAGCTGCGGTGGTCAAGAAGCTGGGCCAAAAAGTGGCCAAGAACATCAAGCTCGCCTTGGTGGTGCCCGGCTCTGGCTTGGTCAAAGCGCAAGCCGAAGCCGAAGGTCTGCACGAAATTTTCAAAGCCGCTGGCTTTGAGTGGCGTGAGCCCGGTTGCTCCATGTGTTTGGCCATGAACGCCGACCGCTTAGAGCCCGGCGAACGCTGCGCGTCGACCAGCAACCGCAACTTCGAAGGCCGTCAAGGCAACGGTGGCCGCACCCATTTGGTCAGCCCCGCCATGGCAGCTGCAGCCGCCATTCACGGCCACTTTGTGGACGTGCGCAAGTTCGCGTAA